From the genome of Roseofilum reptotaenium CS-1145:
CTCAGTAGCATTAACTCACGGCTGTAGGTAGACTAGAAGTAACAAGAGAGGGTTAATATGGGAGGCTTGCTTTGAGCATCAATCAATCAACCGCGATCGCCACTGCTGAAGAAGCGCGGATAGCAAGAGAGGCCAGCAAAACCTTTGCTGCTCTGATTCCCAATCAAAAGCCACTACAACTCACAGTAACCAGTGATGACGACATTGAGAGAGAACTGACCCTTCCTCCAACGGCAGTTCGACTGCTTTTCGATATTCTCGAACAGATGGCCCTTGGTAAAGCCGTAACCATTATCCCGGTCAATGCTGAGTTAACTATCGAGCAAGCTGCTGACCTACTCAATATCTCCCGTTCATTTCTCGCAGATCTCGTAGACAAAAATGAAATTCACCACCGCAAATTGGGTAGGCATAGACGAATTTTATTTGAGGAACTGATGAACTATAAAAAGAAGGTTGAAGAGTCTCAAAAAGCAGCTCTCGAAGAACTTACTGCTCAAGCAGAAGAGTTAGACTTAGGGTATTGACCTTGGCAAATTTTACCGCCCTCTACGATGCTTGTGTCCTCTACCCAGCACCGCTTAGAGACCTCCTGGTTAGCTTGGCTGGAACGGGTCTGTTTCGCGCTCGCTGGAGTCATATCAACAGCGCGAAGCGCTGTTATGAAGTACAGTAGATAAAAGTCCCCCTTTTTAAGGGGGATTTAGGGGGATCAACAATGTACCGCATAACAGAGCAAACTGCTGTATGATTCATCAAGAATGGATAGAAAATCTGCTTAAGAATCGACCAGACTTGAAACCGGCTGCTAATCAGTAAGGGATAATCGTCAACGATAACTCATTCTTTACATTGGGCTGATCTTTCTACCTTACTTGCCAGAGTTCTCCTTCGTTTTCTCCTAATTCGCTAAAGCCAATTCCTGTTTTAATTGATCTGGAATATTAATTGCTGTTTTCAGTCCCCGCAAGCCTTCCCATTGTGTTCTTTCATCCCAGCATATATCTCCCCATATTTCATCGTT
Proteins encoded in this window:
- a CDS encoding helix-turn-helix domain-containing protein, producing the protein MSINQSTAIATAEEARIAREASKTFAALIPNQKPLQLTVTSDDDIERELTLPPTAVRLLFDILEQMALGKAVTIIPVNAELTIEQAADLLNISRSFLADLVDKNEIHHRKLGRHRRILFEELMNYKKKVEESQKAALEELTAQAEELDLGY